The Halorubrum sp. BV1 genomic interval CGTACTCCGGGATGTTGTTGCCGGAGCAGTACCCCTCCCAGTGGCCGTCGAGCCCGCAGCCGCAGGTCATGAAGCCGTGGGGATCGACGGTCATGTGTCCAACCTCGCCGGCGTTGCCGTCCCACCCCGAGAGCACGTTGCCGTCGACGGCGACGCCCGCCCCGATCCCGGAGGAGATCGTGAGGTACACCATGTCATCGGGGTTGCGATCGGCGTGGAACCGCTCCCCGATGACGCCCGCGATCGTGTCGTTGTGGAGGTACACCTCCTCGGTGTCTAAAAGCTGTGAGACCGGGCCGACGAGCGGGATGCGCTCGACCGTGTCCGGTAGGTTCGCTGGTCCCTGGACCACGCCGGCGGCGAGATCGAGCGGACCGATCGACCCGATTCCCGCCGCGGTCACCGTCGACGGATCGACGTCGGCGTTCGCACACGCTCCGCGGACGACGCTCAAAACCGCTTCCGTCACGGCGATCCCGTTCGGTCCGCGGGGCGTTCCTCGCGAGTCGCTCCCGAGCACGGTCGCCGTTTCGTCGCCGACGACCGCCCGAACGTTCGTCGCCCCGAGGTCGACGCCCACGTAGTGCATCGGATAAACGGGCGAACCGGTATCACTTAAGCAGGACGCTTCTACGGACCCGCGGCGTGCCGACGCGGCGGGTTAGGTCGCGACGTCTCGCACGAATGTCACGGGACAGGGCGCAGAAAGCATGACCTCCTGTGCGACGCTGCCGAACACGGCCTTTCCGGTCGGCGAACGCCGACGGCCGCCTACGACGACCCGGTCCGCGCCGACGTCGGTCGCCGCCTCGGTGACCTCGTCGGCGAGGTCACCGACTGCCCCCCGGACCGAGTAGCGAACGCCGGCGTCCGAGAGGGCGTCTCCCAGCGCGCGCGTCGTGGTGTGCCGTTCCGCGACGGCGTCGGGTGTCGAGCCCTCGCTACGCTCGTCGACCCCGAGCTTCGCCCGGACGCGATCGAACTCCCCATCGTCGAAGACGTGGATCAACACGACCTCCGCGTTCGACGGCTCGGCCACGGCGATTGCCTCCTTCGCGAGCTGTGCTGTCTGTGCCTCACCTTCGGTCCCGACCGCTAAGACCACCGTGTTGATGCTCATACCTCCCGTTGGTCCCAGAAACGTATAAACTCCGATTGTTTTAACTCAATTCTGAATCAATTTTTATAGCATCGATCCTGACAGTTCCTCTCCGCCGGACCGCGTTTCATCGGTTACCGGCACGCACCCGTCCGCTCGTCGACATCTGGCACAAAGAGAGGAGTCCACTACCGAGCGTTCGGAAGAGTCGGATACGGAAGCTCTCAGTAGTCCGGCGCGTCGTCCTCGACTTCGCGCTTCAACGAGTCGCGCCGCGATTTCGCATCGCGGCCGGTGGCTTCGAGTAAGAAGTCGTTTTTGGCATCGACGGCGTCGGCCGCGGCGTCGGCGTTACCCTCCGCGATGACGTCTTCGGCCGGCCGTTCCTCGAAGTGGACCGCGAGTTTGTCCTTCTTGCTTCCGTATTCGGCTGCACCGGCCACGATGCGTTCGAACACTGGATTTTCGGGGTCCTCGACGACGTACAGTTCGTGGCCCTCCCACTCCTCGGTATCGCTGATTTCGCCGAAGTACTCCTCGATCGAGCCCTTCAGATCGGGCATGCGGTCTCCGAGATGCTCGCCGCGTCGCATCTTGTACTCCTTCATATCGGCACCGTTCGATTGGGGTGCCTAAACCAGTTTCGTCACGGGGTTCGCCGCCGCTGAGCGGTGTCTCGGTGCAATTCCGAGCCGTCAGATCGGCCGCTCATCGATGTATCCGCGCTTGCACTCGGGACAGATGTCTCCCGATCGCATGGAGTTTCCGTCGGCAGACCGCGTCATCTCGCACTCGGGACAGTAGTACTCCGTCGTCACGTCGTCGCTCGCCGTTCCGAGATCCGGACTCGAACCGTGGGTGATCGGCGCTCCGTCGTCCACCGCGGACCGGTCCGCACCGCCCGCTGTTCCCGTCCCGCTCGATTCCGGCGCGGTCACGTACTCGACGTCCTCGT includes:
- a CDS encoding ROK family protein is translated as MHYVGVDLGATNVRAVVGDETATVLGSDSRGTPRGPNGIAVTEAVLSVVRGACANADVDPSTVTAAGIGSIGPLDLAAGVVQGPANLPDTVERIPLVGPVSQLLDTEEVYLHNDTIAGVIGERFHADRNPDDMVYLTISSGIGAGVAVDGNVLSGWDGNAGEVGHMTVDPHGFMTCGCGLDGHWEGYCSGNNIPEYARELHEEDPVETVLPVEDPDFSAVDVFEAAGEDTFADHVIDQVAHWNAMGIANVIHAYAPLVVSVGGAVALNNPDRVLDPVREKLADMVFINVPEIRLTALGDEVVVKGALASALTAGTGDRSRVENPP
- a CDS encoding universal stress protein, translated to MSINTVVLAVGTEGEAQTAQLAKEAIAVAEPSNAEVVLIHVFDDGEFDRVRAKLGVDERSEGSTPDAVAERHTTTRALGDALSDAGVRYSVRGAVGDLADEVTEAATDVGADRVVVGGRRRSPTGKAVFGSVAQEVMLSAPCPVTFVRDVAT
- a CDS encoding DUF5611 family protein, whose amino-acid sequence is MKEYKMRRGEHLGDRMPDLKGSIEEYFGEISDTEEWEGHELYVVEDPENPVFERIVAGAAEYGSKKDKLAVHFEERPAEDVIAEGNADAAADAVDAKNDFLLEATGRDAKSRRDSLKREVEDDAPDY